In Ovis canadensis isolate MfBH-ARS-UI-01 breed Bighorn chromosome 11, ARS-UI_OviCan_v2, whole genome shotgun sequence, the DNA window CAGAAAAACCACCAAACGACAGACCTGAGACAGTAATGTAATTCTTAACTGAGTCAAGGTCAAACACTCCGAGAGCCAAGCAACTGAAGTGGGCACTGAAGCGCAGGAGAAGGGAGACAGGCGCAGGAAGGACCGCGGCGCACGCTGGGCAGGAACGTCACCCCGCGGGGCCACTCACCGAAGTAGTCCGAGGGGCCCAGCCTTCCCACCTCCACAAACTCCTCGTTCTCTGAGCGCCGCTGCAGCACCGCGGCCGAGCCCTGCGATGGGACCACCAGAGAGCAAGACACGTTAACGCGGCCCACGCCCAGGGGGCATGCTCGGCGCCCTCTGCAACTTTAGGGCGCTGCCAAAAGAAGCAGAATCCAGCAGCTACTTCAAATCTTCTGTGTTCATGTGATGGAGAGGACTGGAGAGTCAGCACAGGCGTGACCTCCATCCCCAGAGTTCCTGCTGGCGGCACTTCGCATCAAGCCAAGGGACCGCCAGGGTTTGGACTGAGGCGAGAAACTGCGGGAGGAGGGCCAGACCCAGGCACACCGGTTCCTCATGGACACAGGTGTACGTGAGCGACACCCCAGCTCCTCCAGGTACTGTCCCTGCCTGCTGCCTCACAGTGACAAGAGTTCTGTCTGCCACAGAAATGCCAGGGCTCAGAAGAGCCTGGCCACGCTCCTGCCTGGCCCTGCTCACTAAGACGTCCTCGACCCCTGGCTGGAGAGGTACCAGCAGCTTCTCCTGACCCTCCTCACAGCACATACCAGCTGTGTGGGTCTCCATGTCCATGGTCATGAGCACATAAAACACAGGAAAACAGAGAATTTAAAGACCTGAGCTGGGCCCTTTATTGCCAAACAGCCCCAAAGCATGATTTTAACAAAAATGTACATCACCTCACAGTCTGCACGTTGAATGGCAGAGTTCTGTTCGGCCTGTATAAGCAGGATTAATTTAAGTAGATCCGAATCTGGCTAATACCTCCCACAATTCTGACTTTGACTTAAACTCATTTAAAACGTGGTGGCctagcagaaaaacaaacatcagcaCTTCAAAGGGAAGGACGGCCTTCACCTGGAACTGCCAGGCGACCCTAGAAGAGAAGCTGCGGCTGGGGACCAGCGCCCCCTTCcccctccagggctgccccgtcTTTACCTCCAAGATAATGAAGAACTCATCACCCGGCTCCCCCTGCACCACAATCTTCTGCCCGTCTTCAAACTGGACTGGTTCCAACGCATCGGCTACCGTGAGACGCTCCCACTTGTCCAGAGATTCTAAAAGGCAGATAGCAAAAGAGTTTCTCTACGTTATTTGGTATTgctaaaaatttcaaaacaaaaagtacAAAAAGCCAACTGAAACACTCCAGTGTGGCTCAGATTCAACTTGGCACCTGTCTTCAACTAGCCCTCCCTCAGCAACACCCTGTCACGCGCAAATGGCCCACGCACCCTCCTGAATTCAGGGGCCCAGGAGCCAAGCTAATCTACAGCAACTCATCCAGTGGGAAAGGCATGAAAAGAACGTGATCATTAAGTATTGCCAGAGACTGCCATCAATGCAACTCAAACCTGCAATTATACGACCCAAAGAGACTCTGTTCcagaaatgcagagaaataaCTGATTCATTTACAAAACCAGTAAGAATAACTAAAAATAACCTATGTTCCCAAAGGCCAAACTAACACTCAAGACACTAGAAGTAATCATctctgagaaaggaaaggaagggcacGAAGCCAAGTCACTGTGAAAGCAACGACTCATGCGGCCGTGTGAAATCTACCATTCCCTCCACGAAGAGCAGCTTGTGACGACGTCTCCACGTCCATGCCACAGACCCCACAGCAGCACTTCCAATCACGCTGCTCTGCATTTCCTCAAACTCTAGCATTTTTTCAGAGAAAGCCAGCAAGTGACACCAAACCTTTCCACAGAAGAGACACATTCTTGGTGACACTTCCCTGAACTGAAAAAACTCACTGACagagcaatggagacccagtccCGGGGGTAACCAGCCATCCACCGTCTGGAGGACAGGTCCAGCCTTCCTATCCTTCCAGGAAGAATCAATAGCACTTATTTCTAACTAAGAGGTCAGCCATCCACTAGCAAATTAAACACAAGTTGAAATTACTTCTTAGCCAAACTTCAGTTTCACATTCCCGTGCTTTTTGTGACTGTGAAAATATATTGATAACTCAAGCCATTTTTATGAAACAGAATCTACTTCCTTAAGCATTACTAACACTTCAATTTAGCGATTCTCCATGCAACTTCCCAACTTACCTAAAATAGACACTTTACTAAGAAACTCCTCATACATCTTCCGCTTTCTCAGCGTGCTTCCctgtaaatgaaaaaaagaaagtcatatCTCTAAACTGTGTAAATTACAGAACTCTGTGGAGTAAGAAATGTTGTTTCAGGTAAACTGACAGCAGTTACTCAGAGCTTGCTTGTTTTCTCCTGTTGGAGACGGTAAGGTCTACATTGAATAAAAAGCTCTCGGTAACTTGCTCCTGAAAGGAACACCAACTATATGGCCAAAGAATTAATCAAATACTgaaacatcaaaaaagcaaattatcagttctgccaaaaaaaaaaaaaaaacaagtaaagctGAGTATACTTCCAGCTTAGGGTCCTTCTCCACAACCCCCATCCTCCACAGAAAGGAGGACTCAAACTGCTATCACAGAAACGTCAGCGCAGCGTCCATCAAGCCGTCCGTCTGTGTGAAGACTGGCCAAAGGGAGACGCGCTGCCCGACGGAGACAGTTCCAAGCATCAGCTGACCGCTGCACACACACCCTGCGTCTGTCTCCCGTATCATTTCAGCCAAAGTTCTGTTCTAAGAGATCTCTGTCGCAAACGGTGTAACGGGCAACGCTAAGGTCAAGCATTCAATCGTCACAAGCATTCCCATCTTCCCGCGGTGGCACTGTCGAACGCGAGTCACACAGCCTGGACAGTGGGCTGCACCCACTCGCGCGGGTCTCACCATGAGGATCCTTCTGTAGCTGTCCCGGTCAATGCCCCACAGCTTCACGTTCGTCTTGGCCTTGACAGTGGCCGCTCGGGGAGTCCCGTAAATCAGAGCAAGCTCCCCGAAGCTCCCTCCTTCCCCAACACTGGTTGCCCATTCATTGTTGACATAGACCTAAAATACAAAAGCGCTGGTTATCTCTACACACACAAGTATATACGGATTAAAGACCCGCACACTCTTTTCAAAGATCAGAATCCTGAACTCTGTTGTAGAAAATAAGATGTTACCTTTCCGGACCACAACAGGGCAAAACACCCGACTTGTGACAAGTCAGACATGTCCAGAGCGTCTATGACACAGCTGGTCTAATTATCTGGGGAGAAAAAGGCCCTCAGCACGGATGGTGAGCGCAGTGACCTAGGCACTGGCAGTGCTCCTTACGTGGTTAcgaggcaaaaggaggagggggcagaaGAGGCCGGTCAGACGGCATCACCAGTGCAACAGACATGACCATAAGCAACCTCCACGACAGCGGAGGACAGGAGAGGCTGGCACGCAGCAGCCCACagggccgcagagtcggacacaacacaGCCACTGAGCAGGTGTATTTACAGagccctgtgccaggcactgggctggtCAGCATTTTACTTGTTGTGCCACTGAGTTTTCTAACGCTCTTATGGGAGGGACAAGATGTACAGGACAGAGGCTGTACCAAGTCTCCCGGCTGATGACCTGTCGAGACCCCCGACCTTATCCTGCAAAGCAGGCACACGTGCCTGAACTGCTAACCCAGCAAAAGTTCCGAACTGTACATTCAGCCAAAGAAGCTACCTTCAGAAAGTTTACGTGTCAGTAAAAATGGCCTTTCTTGGTGTCAGTGAAACATCTGGCAAAAGGAATCTAACATACGAGGATGCAATAGCCCTCAGGCCTCTCAGAAGCAGTAAGTGACAAGCTGACTTTTAAAAGAGTCTCGAcatatttttgctattattaaaTCTTACGTCCATCTCTCCTTGGTCAATCACGTAGAAGTTATCCCCTTCGTCACCTAAAAgtgaggagagtaaaaaagtcagaagcaaattataaattaaaaaagaacaaatcaaaCCAAGAAGTCCAGCAATATATTTTACAAGTCATAAAACTGACCAGGTCATCAGTCATCTCACAGTGAAGACGCCTCTGAAAAATAACTTAAGCAAGCCACTTATGTATAGAAATGGTAATGGTAACTGCTATGTCATCTAAAACAACAAATAAGATACAATAGTAACAACGTATCACCCTGTcactaaaaaagaaattacatggCTTACGAAACCCCATGAAGATACTGAGactaaataagaaaggaaaagaggaatacCCAAAGCTGAGCTCCATGTCAGTGTGTGTGGGCAGAGAGCCAGCAGGAGGGACAGAGCCTTCCACAGAGACGAGCTCGGTGAGCAAGAGTCTGAGTGTGGCTCACTCCCTGCTTTATCTTCCTCGGACCCATTAACGATTAATATAAAGCATACATAAAACCTATGTGGCCCTGGAATTCCTTACGAAGTGAAACTGCACGAATCTTCTTTAACAGTCACTATGAACCAGACTACACTGACATTAGGGAAATATTAGTCCCTTAGGCAAAGTGTGCCTTTTACTTTTAGCTGAGACGATTTTaattcaagaaataagaaaatccaACAGTATACCAAAAGGAAGAAGGTAGgcttcaagaggaaaaaaaactccACAACATTAACACTAGCACTTGCCATAAAAGCGGCCACCCTTACCCTGCTGAATGACCGTCTCTCCAGCAATAAAGGAAACTGGGAACATGGCGTCAAAAATGTCACTGCAGGGAGAGAAGGCTTCATGTTACAAAACATTAACCTTAAAACTAACAGACCTTAGTCTGTTAGTTAACCTTAGAGCTTCCAGATTTTCAGCCTGGAGTGGCACCAGGTCAACAATTATGAAGACGCTTTAAAACTTCCAACAGTGAGGCAGCTAGTTTGGGATCCCAACTGTACCGGAAAAAAAAATATCACCTACCTTCTCTCGTTATCATCAAGATGTGAAAACAGTACGTTCTTTTCAATGGCTTTAGCTAAAGCAGCCATTGTCTTATAATCTTTCGGTATAACCTAGGAAAGAGCAGAAAGTCCAATGACCATTCCATATGTTCCATAAACCAAAACAACTTCATGACTGAAACCAACATTTCAATTAGATGTCAAGCTACCTTAGGTATTTAGACAAGTCtgctttgagttcagttcagttcagttgctcagtcgtgtccgactctttgcgaccccatgaatcgcagcaagccaggcctccctgtccatcaccatctcccggagttcactcagactcacgtccatcgagtccgtgatgccatccagccacctcatcctctgtcatccccttctccccctgcccccaatccctcccagcatcagagtcttttccaatgagtcaactcttcgcatgaggtggccaaagtgctggagtttcagattttggagtttcagattttgtatcattccttccaaagaaatcccaggactggtctcctttacgatggactggttggatctccttgcagtccaagggactctcaagactcttctccaaaaccacagttcaaaagcatcaattcttcagagctcagccttcttcacagtccaactctcacatccatagatgaccactggaaaaaccaaagccttgactagacggaacttggtcagcaaagtaatgtctctgcttttgaatatactatctaggttggtcataactttccttccaaggagtaagtgtcttttaatttcacggctgcagtcaccatctacagtgatcttggagccccccaaaaataaagtctgacactgtttccccatctatttcccatgaaatgatgggaccggatgccatgatcttcattttctgaatgttgagctttaagccaactttttcgctctcctctttcactttcatcaagaggctttttagttcctcttcactttctgccgtaagggtgatatcctctgcatatctgaggttattgacatttctcccagcaatcttcattccagtttgtgtttcttccagcccagcatttctcatgatgtcctctgcatataagttaaataaacagggtgacaatatacagccctgacgtactccttttcctgtttggaaccagtctgttgttccatgtccagttctaattgttgcttcctgacctgcatacagacttctcaagaggcaggttcggtggtctggtattcccatctctttcaggattttccacagtttcttgtgatccacacagtcaaaggctttggcatagtccataaaggagaaatagatgtttttctggaactctcttgctttttcgatgatccagcagatgttggcaatttgatctctggttcctctgccttttctaaaactagcttgaacatcagggagttcacggttcacatattgctgaagcctggcttggagaattttgagcattactttactagcacatgagatgagtgcaattgtgcagcagtttcagcattctttggcactgcctttctttggaattggaatgaaaactgaccttttccagtcctgtggccactgctgagttttccaaatttgctggcatattgagtgcagcactttcacagcatcatctttcaggatttgaaacagctcaactggaattccatcacctccactagctttgttcatagtgatgctttctaaggtccacttgacttcacattccaggatgtctggctctaggtgagtgatcacaccatcgtgattatctgggtcgtgaagatcttttttgtacagttcttctgtgtattcttgccacctcttcttaatatcttctgcttctgttaggtccagaccatttctgtcctttatcaagcccatctttgcatgaaatgttcccttggtatctttttaaaaaattttactttccttttattttacaatactgtattggttttgccatacattgacatgaatccaccacgggtgtacatgagttcccattcctgaacccccctcccacctcccaccccatctaattttcttgaagagatctctagtctctcccattctgttgttttcctctatttctttgcattgatcgctgaagaaagctttcttatctcttcttgctattctttggaactctgcattcagatgcttatatctttccttttctcctttgcttttcgcctctcttcttttcacagctatttgtaaggcctccccagacagccattttgcttttttacatttctttcccatggggatggtcttgatccctatctcctgtacaatgtcacgaacctccatccatagttcatcaggcactgtatctatcagatctaggcccttaaatctatttctcacttccactgtataatcataagggatttgatttaggtcatacctgaatggtctagcggttttccctactttcttcaagttaagtctgaatttggtaagaaggagttcatgatctgagccagtcagctcctgatcttgtttttgttgactgtacagcttctccatctttggctgcaaagaaaataatcaatctgatttcggtgttgaccatctggtgatgtccatgttctcttatgttgttggaagagggtgtttgctatgaccagtgcatttattagtctttgccctgcttcattccacattccaaggccaaatttgcctgttcctccaggtgtttcttgacttcctacttttgcattccagtcccctataatgcaaaggacatcttttttgggtgttagttctacaaggtcttgtaggtcttcatagaactgttcaacttcagcttctttagcattactggttggggcatagacgtggataactgtgatactgaatggtttgccttggagacgaacagagatcattctgtcatttttgagattgcatccacgtactgcatttcggactcttctgttgaccatgatggctactccatttcttctgagggattcctgcctgcagtagtagatataatggtcatctgagttaaattcacccattccagtccattttagttcgctgattcctagaatgtcgacgttcacccttgccatctcttgtttaaccacttccaatttgtcttgattcatggacctgacattccaggttcctatgcaatattgctctttacagcattggatcttgcttctatcaccagtcacatccacaactgggtattgtttttgctttggctccatcccttcattctttctggaggtatttctccactgatctccagtagcatattgggcacctaatgacctggggagttcctcttttggtatcctatcagtttgccttttcatactgttcatggggttctcgaggcaagaatactgaagtggtttgccatcccttctccagtggaccacattctgtcagacctctccaccatgacccgcccgtcttgggttgccccgcaggcatggcttggtttcattgagttagacgaggctgtgttcctagtgtgattagattgactagttttctgtgagtatggtttcagtgtgtctgccctctgatgccctcttgcaacacctaccatcttacttgggtttcccttaccttgggcgtggggtatctcttcacggctgctccagaaagcacagccgctgcttcTTACCtcggacgaagggtatctccttaccgccgctgttcctgaccttcaacatgggaatactcctctaggccctcctgcgcctgcgcagccaccgctcctcgggttgctcctcccggtcactggccctggcctcgggcgtgagtggctcctcccagccacctcccctggcctcggactcggggtggctcctcagggtcaccgcccctggccagGCGCGAGGTGACTTCTCCTGgccgccctgacctcggacgcggggtgtctcctctcggtcgccgccctgacctcggacgcagggtagctcctctcagccgttcctgagccgttgcagcctggcactctaggccgctgcccctgaccttggacgtggggtagctcctctcagccgggCTCAGTGCGCCAGCTCGCCACAGTTAAGTATTTTCAACACAACACTCTCATACTATCTCTGACCCACAGATACTGACTTTGAGTGAACAAATACTAATTAATCCCCTTTGTCTACAACTAGGCCTGCACTGAAAGGCTGGTATTTGGTTCCTAGTCAACAAccaaagaaacaaaccaaaatcaCCTTACCCAAGGTCATTACTGAGGCACACCTAAGCGTTTTATGATAACTGGTCATCTTCCAAAGTACGAGCATGTACTGTTAGTCTCAGAACCTCTTGCCGGCCCAATTATCTTCCCCCTTCAGGCTGATCGCGTAACTGGAAGTGGCAGCCTGGCTCTCAGAAAGAGCCAATGGAGATGGATGACGCTTACAGAGCAAAAGGTTAAAGGCACCCCACGGATGAGAGGACGTCAAACCCTGACACCACAATTCAAGACAAAAAGTACTGATGGCCTATTATTGCAGAAACGTGCTCCCCAGTACCCAGGAACAGCGCAGGATGGAGTACGGCCCACTCCGTCTGTGTTTACTACTGGGAACAGAGCACGTTCATCAGAGGAGACACTCCGGAGTGCAGGTACCTTCCGAACATAGGATGCGGCATCCTCCTCGGTGTAGACCTCAGCGCTGATGGCCCCGCGTCGCCGCCGGCCCTTCACCACGGGGTTAGGGGGCGGCGGGGAGATTTCATCCTCCCGAGAGTCTGCACGGCTGCCTGCTTTCTGCAGGTTCTGGATCTGCTTTGCCTCCTCCTAAAAAATTACAAGTTTATAAAATGAGACCCTGCATTGGTGCTCTTTACTGGCGTTCTCCTATTCTAACGCCAGTCCTCAGTCACTGCAAATCTCTCCTTATCAACGTGAAAGTTAAGGGGCAAAGGCCAATCAAGAACGGGAGAAAACGGAGAGTCgaatttgaagaaaaatactCTGAAAGGTTATACTGCTCCTCAGACGGCAACAGACGCGATACTAACAAACAGCCACTGGCACAAGGGCACGCAGCACGCACAGAAGAGCTACACACGCACCACGGCCGCAAAGCGACCGTCATCTGCAGGCACTCAGCGGCGATAAACTGCAAAACAAAGCCTGGGAGATGGGTGTGAGCCCCCTGCCTCGCCCACGCACGCCACCAGGAACAGCACTCCGGCACAGCAGTGACACAGCAAAGTCCAGACCATCAGGCGACCCCATTAGCTCAGCCCGAAGCCCGTGGACCTGCCACGCCACATCACACGAGGCAAGGGGAACACAGAACCAGCGCCAGAGAGTGCTGAGCCTGTGGTCTGCATGTTCAACAGATAACACAATGGGATGGGAGCCTGGGCTCCACACCTGCCCTGACAGAGGTGGAAGCTTTCTTTACAAAGGGCAGGGCTGACACTCGGTTTACCTGCTTTTAACAACTGATTAAACCAATCCAAATGAAACCAAGATCAACCGTTTAACAATCTTATTTTTCATATCTAGGGCCTTAAAAAGAAATCCCCCTCAGGTCTGCAGCAGAGAATGAGTTATGACTGACGCCAAACCCGAATGAAACAAGCCGAGAACAGCGAGCTATCACCTCCTCATTTGTGACTCACTCTCCATTCTTTTCCTAAATCAGCCTTGAAATTCTAAATGACAGCATTTActaattatttctgaaaaattctgATAAAAAAGAATTGAAGGAGGTGGCGGCTTTTTCTCCTGCCTGGTACTCAGCTCTGCATCCGGCATCAAGACAAAGAACACACCAGTGCAGCAAGAACCATCTAGAACAACCACCACTGAGGCAAGAACAGCACTTATTTCTATCAGGAGACTTGTGCCcgatggttgtttttttttaatttttggagggaggaaccagctttatttttctcatctagacttttcaattaaaaacacaGTAACAAAGGCCTATAACAAAACTAACATGAATGTATTTGCATATTTAGTTACAAATGCATTTACCTGTTGATCAAATAATAAAGTGTGTCTACTGCTAGGCATTTAAACATGCATGTATGTGAAATTACAGATACACACAGTTATTCACTATACCAAAGCTTTTAACAGCAAAATACGGGAAACCACCAAAATGGTCATCAATGTGGCGATCAAATAACGCCCATAATTAACGTATGTCCATACAATGGGACGCCATGCACACACTGGACACGCGTGTGTAAACGCCCGTATACAATGGAACTCGGGCGGCGCTCCAGGGAGACAATGGCATAGGAAAAAGACTTTTCATTGTCCTGCTGATCCACGGGCAAATATGTAaccaaattgttttttaaaaaattttcaaagaaaactcaCTTCATTGTCATTCTGGTAATTATAGTAACAGGTAAGGTTTTTCTCATTCCATATTAACAGAGAACTTTAAAACTCAAGTCTCCCCAAAGTTTAAAGTTCAAGAgcataaatgaaaacacagattCTACCCCCCCAAGATTCGTCATTGATATTTCACAAAAATTCATGAAAAATCTCACAGGTAACCCTTCGTTTGGAAGTACTGTCTATCTAAGGGAGTTTTTACTGTCTCAGACGATTCTGAAGTGCCAAGAGCACTGCGGTGGTAACAATGCTTC includes these proteins:
- the PRKAR1A gene encoding cAMP-dependent protein kinase type I-alpha regulatory subunit, giving the protein MASGTTASEEERSLRECELYVQKHNIQALLKDSIVQLCTARPERPMAFLREYFEKLEKEEAKQIQNLQKAGSRADSREDEISPPPPNPVVKGRRRRGAISAEVYTEEDAASYVRKVIPKDYKTMAALAKAIEKNVLFSHLDDNERSDIFDAMFPVSFIAGETVIQQGDEGDNFYVIDQGEMDVYVNNEWATSVGEGGSFGELALIYGTPRAATVKAKTNVKLWGIDRDSYRRILMGSTLRKRKMYEEFLSKVSILESLDKWERLTVADALEPVQFEDGQKIVVQGEPGDEFFIILEGSAAVLQRRSENEEFVEVGRLGPSDYFGEIALLMNRPRAATVVARGPLKCVKLDRPRFERVLGPCSDILKRNIQQYNSFVSLSV